One part of the Anguilla anguilla isolate fAngAng1 chromosome 11, fAngAng1.pri, whole genome shotgun sequence genome encodes these proteins:
- the fance gene encoding Fanconi anemia group E protein isoform X2, whose product MDADDLLQRFDGRSRLLLRSLLSGVKAARRALWVFRRQRRCEPDLFIHACMDTLCQDEPCLDGEALTLRPLVCLFPVAFKRNLLSFLHLVHLMLPRPSLVRLLDCLSQDPSRDPWIRALLGQLRRDLQPQTCNKDPLLTPQGRERLGELCGRLASCGGLGARERFSWFSGLVPVDLPDPESQRKRTSESAGFDVDGVAIRSKRRRTDGAGGGKAPSETDQLQLGWSQLTGDIETVPMETVPTETVPVETVPVGGAVEPQQLSAVGPSSVLPEHIKASVPRIKELLETEWDQGSSSVLQVLNECDPSQVELLCEALCLSEVPEQTLPQFITSLLGLSPDLSFSTAATLIRSLFLGKVHSLSEPASRCLVTAMTSLCSRYPRSTCFTLIGPVLEAGQSGSAQAELLCRLIEDCLEPHYQILVFERALAVAWSEGVLSVIHTLLDSQLELSADTFSLFTTRLSQQAPQFTTSMKFAKMVLTVLTKYQSHVNATHKHSLACSLDLNQTFLKKSLQAALKRISPA is encoded by the exons ATGGATGCAGATGATCTGTTGCAGCGGTTTGACGGTCGCTCCAGGCTGCTTCTACGGTCGCTGCTGTCGGGTGTCAAAGCGGCTCGTAGGGCGCTATGGGTGTTCCGCCGTCAGCGACGCTGTGAGCCAGACCTCTTCATACACGCTTGCATGGACACCCTGTGCCAAGACGAACCGTGTTTGGACGGGGAAGCTTTAACTCT GAGGCCGCTGGTGTGTCTTTTCCCTGTTGCTTTCAAACGCAATCTGCTGTCCTTCCTGCACCTGGTCCACCTCATGCTCCCGCGACCAAGCTTGGTCCGCCTGTTGGACTGCCTCAGTCAGGACCCCAGCCGCGACCCATGGATTCGGGCACTGCTTGGACAGCTACGTCGGGACCTGCAGCCGCAGACCTGCAATAAGGACCCTCTGCTCACCCCgcagggcagagagagactgggggagCTGTGCGGGAGGCTGGCGTCCTGTGGCGGATTAGGAGCCCGCGAGCGCTTTTCCTGGTTCAGCGGGCTGGTCCCTGTGGACCTTCCGGATCCTGAGTCTCAGAGGAAGAGGACCAGTGAGAGCGCAGGGTTCGATGTGGATGGAGTGGCGATCCGaagcaagaggaggaggacggacGGGGCTGGCGGGGGGAAGGCGCCTTCAGAAACCGATCAACTCCAGCTGGGGTGGTCACAACTCACAGGTGATATTGAGACGGTTCCTATGGAGACCGTTCCCACGGAGACTGTTCCTGTGGAGACCGTTCCCGTGGGGGGTGCCGTCGAACCACAGCAGCTATCGGCTGTGGGTCCAAGTAGCGTTCTCCCTGAGCACATTAAG GCTTCTGTTCCTCGAATCAAGGAACTGTTGGAGACAGAG TGGGATCAGGGCTCCTCTTCAGTCCTCCAAGTGCTGAACGAATGTGACCCATCccag GTGGAGCTTTTGTGTGAAGCTCTTTGTTTGTCGGAGGTGCCAGAGCAGACCCTGCCTCAGTTCATCACCTCACTGCTGGGCCTGTCTCCAGACCTCAGCTTCAGCACGGCCGCTACCCTAATCCGTAGCCTCTTCCTGGGAAAG GTTCACAGTCTGTCAGAACCTGCTTCCCGTTGCCTGGTTACAGCAATGACCTCACTCTGCAGCCGCTACCCCCGCTCGACCTGTTTCACTCTCATTGGCCCGGTCCTGGAGGCGGGGCAATCGG GCAGTGCACAGGCTGAGCTGCTCTGTAGGCTGATTGAGGACTGCCTGGAACCCCATTATCAGATCCTGGTGTTTGA gCGGGCGTTGGCAGTGGCGTGGAGCGAGGGCGTGCTGTCCGTCATCCACACCCTGCTGGA CTCTCAGCTGGAGCTCAGCGCAGACACGTTCTCTCTCTTCACCACCCGGCTCAGTCAGCAGGCACCTCAGTTCACCACCTCTATGAAGTTTGCGAAGATGGTCTTGACCGTGCTCACCAAGTACCAGAGCCAT GTGAATGCCACACACAAGCATTCTCTGGCCTGCAGCCTGGACCTGAACCAGACCTTCCTGAAGAAGTCCCTTCAAGCTGCCTTGAAAAGAATCAGCCCAGCTTAA
- the fance gene encoding Fanconi anemia group E protein isoform X1, translating into MDADDLLQRFDGRSRLLLRSLLSGVKAARRALWVFRRQRRCEPDLFIHACMDTLCQDEPCLDGEALTLRPLVCLFPVAFKRNLLSFLHLVHLMLPRPSLVRLLDCLSQDPSRDPWIRALLGQLRRDLQPQTCNKDPLLTPQGRERLGELCGRLASCGGLGARERFSWFSGLVPVDLPDPESQRKRTSESAGFDVDGVAIRSKRRRTDGAGGGKAPSETDQLQLGWSQLTGDIETVPMETVPTETVPVETVPVGGAVEPQQLSAVGPSSVLPEHIKASVPRIKELLETEWDQGSSSVLQVLNECDPSQVELLCEALCLSEVPEQTLPQFITSLLGLSPDLSFSTAATLIRSLFLGKVHSLSEPASRCLVTAMTSLCSRYPRSTCFTLIGPVLEAGQSGSAQAELLCRLIEDCLEPHYQILVFERALAVAWSEGVLSVIHTLLDSQLELSADTFSLFTTRLSQQAPQFTTSMKFAKMVLTVLTKYQSHVNATHKHSLACSLDLNQTFLKKSLQAALKRISPA; encoded by the exons ATGGATGCAGATGATCTGTTGCAGCGGTTTGACGGTCGCTCCAGGCTGCTTCTACGGTCGCTGCTGTCGGGTGTCAAAGCGGCTCGTAGGGCGCTATGGGTGTTCCGCCGTCAGCGACGCTGTGAGCCAGACCTCTTCATACACGCTTGCATGGACACCCTGTGCCAAGACGAACCGTGTTTGGACGGGGAAGCTTTAACTCT GAGGCCGCTGGTGTGTCTTTTCCCTGTTGCTTTCAAACGCAATCTGCTGTCCTTCCTGCACCTGGTCCACCTCATGCTCCCGCGACCAAGCTTGGTCCGCCTGTTGGACTGCCTCAGTCAGGACCCCAGCCGCGACCCATGGATTCGGGCACTGCTTGGACAGCTACGTCGGGACCTGCAGCCGCAGACCTGCAATAAGGACCCTCTGCTCACCCCgcagggcagagagagactgggggagCTGTGCGGGAGGCTGGCGTCCTGTGGCGGATTAGGAGCCCGCGAGCGCTTTTCCTGGTTCAGCGGGCTGGTCCCTGTGGACCTTCCGGATCCTGAGTCTCAGAGGAAGAGGACCAGTGAGAGCGCAGGGTTCGATGTGGATGGAGTGGCGATCCGaagcaagaggaggaggacggacGGGGCTGGCGGGGGGAAGGCGCCTTCAGAAACCGATCAACTCCAGCTGGGGTGGTCACAACTCACAGGTGATATTGAGACGGTTCCTATGGAGACCGTTCCCACGGAGACTGTTCCTGTGGAGACCGTTCCCGTGGGGGGTGCCGTCGAACCACAGCAGCTATCGGCTGTGGGTCCAAGTAGCGTTCTCCCTGAGCACATTAAG GCTTCTGTTCCTCGAATCAAGGAACTGTTGGAGACAGAG TGGGATCAGGGCTCCTCTTCAGTCCTCCAAGTGCTGAACGAATGTGACCCATCccag GTGGAGCTTTTGTGTGAAGCTCTTTGTTTGTCGGAGGTGCCAGAGCAGACCCTGCCTCAGTTCATCACCTCACTGCTGGGCCTGTCTCCAGACCTCAGCTTCAGCACGGCCGCTACCCTAATCCGTAGCCTCTTCCTGGGAAAG GTTCACAGTCTGTCAGAACCTGCTTCCCGTTGCCTGGTTACAGCAATGACCTCACTCTGCAGCCGCTACCCCCGCTCGACCTGTTTCACTCTCATTGGCCCGGTCCTGGAGGCGGGGCAATCGG GCAGTGCACAGGCTGAGCTGCTCTGTAGGCTGATTGAGGACTGCCTGGAACCCCATTATCAGATCCTGGTGTTTGA gCGGGCGTTGGCAGTGGCGTGGAGCGAGGGCGTGCTGTCCGTCATCCACACCCTGCTGGACTCTCAG CTGGAGCTCAGCGCAGACACGTTCTCTCTCTTCACCACCCGGCTCAGTCAGCAGGCACCTCAGTTCACCACCTCTATGAAGTTTGCGAAGATGGTCTTGACCGTGCTCACCAAGTACCAGAGCCAT GTGAATGCCACACACAAGCATTCTCTGGCCTGCAGCCTGGACCTGAACCAGACCTTCCTGAAGAAGTCCCTTCAAGCTGCCTTGAAAAGAATCAGCCCAGCTTAA